From Crateriforma spongiae, a single genomic window includes:
- a CDS encoding PP2C family protein-serine/threonine phosphatase, protein MPISRQLLVLVNAILFGFVVLFLVVDYRVRIDRHLHEKQIALTEEAKTMYESLLVAESHGGEAIQNLVDNVCARMNTDDSPGHHIAADWRGLPYQAVSHGHASDEMLLAMRSAADSTLARSNATGALVVGSFTGPAGTVYISEKRSAVVGATRRSLLIQMFGVLLLGGITAFVVSAVLRQLIAKPIQGFVSALQSVATGDLSVIARTRSCRELSYLADQINSMTEALDHAQRDHRVHMEKARQIQQNLRPTVNGLVGIDVAELFEPADDVGGDYYDVIPLSDGQYLLCVADVSGHGVPAAMAATLLKAFVSEAAKKSSSPAQILTDVNERYCEYVMMGHFATMTLLVVDPKRRQLTYANAGHEFPFLQIGRETPVRLNVGDLILGVEEDTQYNEDTIQLGDAARLVIVSDGVTEAFDPSEEQYGTERIEQLMNTVKRCNARELVEAFESSIETFRKGRKAFDDTTLLVAQLT, encoded by the coding sequence TTGCCGATCAGCCGGCAACTGCTTGTCCTCGTCAATGCGATTCTCTTTGGATTTGTCGTTCTGTTTCTTGTCGTTGACTACCGCGTGCGGATAGATCGGCATTTGCATGAGAAGCAAATCGCGCTGACCGAAGAAGCTAAAACGATGTACGAATCACTGTTGGTCGCTGAATCCCACGGCGGCGAGGCGATTCAAAATCTGGTCGACAATGTCTGCGCTCGAATGAATACCGACGATTCGCCCGGTCACCATATTGCTGCGGATTGGCGAGGGCTTCCGTACCAGGCTGTCTCGCATGGGCATGCTTCCGACGAAATGCTCCTGGCAATGCGGTCGGCTGCTGATTCAACCCTCGCCAGATCAAATGCCACCGGCGCGCTCGTTGTTGGGTCTTTTACTGGACCAGCGGGCACCGTCTACATTTCAGAGAAACGTTCAGCCGTTGTGGGCGCAACACGCCGCTCGTTGTTAATCCAAATGTTCGGAGTCCTATTGCTGGGAGGGATTACGGCCTTCGTGGTCAGCGCGGTATTACGGCAATTGATCGCCAAACCAATCCAAGGCTTTGTTTCGGCGTTGCAGAGTGTTGCCACTGGAGACCTAAGCGTGATTGCTCGTACGCGAAGCTGTCGAGAACTGAGTTATCTCGCCGATCAAATCAATTCGATGACCGAGGCTTTGGATCACGCTCAGCGCGACCATCGCGTTCACATGGAAAAGGCGCGTCAAATTCAACAGAACTTACGACCGACGGTGAATGGATTGGTTGGAATCGACGTCGCCGAATTGTTCGAGCCGGCCGACGATGTTGGCGGTGACTACTACGACGTGATTCCATTGTCTGATGGACAATATCTACTTTGCGTCGCGGATGTGTCGGGTCATGGCGTGCCGGCCGCGATGGCGGCGACATTGTTGAAGGCGTTTGTGTCGGAAGCGGCAAAGAAATCGTCCAGCCCTGCCCAGATTCTGACAGATGTCAACGAGCGATACTGCGAGTACGTGATGATGGGACACTTTGCGACGATGACGCTACTGGTCGTTGACCCAAAAAGGCGACAACTGACCTACGCCAATGCAGGCCATGAATTTCCGTTCTTGCAGATTGGACGCGAAACACCGGTGCGATTGAATGTGGGCGACCTGATCTTGGGCGTCGAAGAGGATACCCAATACAACGAAGATACAATCCAGCTCGGTGATGCGGCCCGTTTAGTCATTGTTAGCGACGGAGTGACTGAAGCGTTTGACCCGAGTGAAGAACAGTACGGAACCGAGCGGATTGAGCAGTTGATGAACACGGTCAAACGCTGCAACGCTCGGGAACTGGTTGAAGCGTTTGAGTCGTCCATCGAAACGTTCC